A window of Blastocatellia bacterium genomic DNA:
AAGCCCAGCCGCGCCCCCATACACGGTCGGCACAGCCAGGCTCCCCGTCAAATTGATATGCTCCGTTTTAATGGATCGTGTCGGTAGTGGGCTTTCGCTTCCCAAACTAGCGGATGCTGACTTGGGCATCCGGCTCGCCGTCAGAGAGAATGAAAAGCCGCCTGCTATCAACCAGCCGCTCAGGCTCACCAGCCAAACCAACGTCACAATATGTCGGTGACATTCCACTCGGTTCATATACTCTCCTTTGAGTGATATTTGGTTCAGGTTGCTATGGCGCATTTTGGTACTACTTTGCTGCGGGGTTAATCAAAACAAGCGTTCACAGACACAATACATTCGGCTTGATACTATATTCCACCACCAGACGTCGTTCAGTGTAGTTGATCCTGTTGCGGTTGACAAGGCGAGTGCACTGCCCTATAGCTGTGATCGGGTTGGCTTGTTATCATAGTGAAGTTGGATTACCGATGATCATTTCGGCAGCTTGCGTTCCGCAAGTTTTCGGCGCGCGCGTTATCGCAATGGAGTTGGACAAATCATGATCGAGTTGGTTGAAGACGATGCGCTCGTCTGGTTTGGTGTGGACGAATTGCTTCAACTGGCGCAATGCGACGATCTGCCGAGGCCGCTGCAGGAGAAACTCGACGCCATATTGACAACGCCCGTGATCAACAATCGAGCATATCGGCAGGGAAGCCGGCCGCACCGCCCACTTAGTGATCAGCTCGGCCCGCTGCTGCGCGTGGCGTTCTGGAACGTAGCCCGCGGAGAACGGCTTGATGACATGCTGCTGGCGCTCACCGATGCAGGCTCATTTTTGCAGCAAGTCCGACCTGATCGCCGGTCGCGTGTCGCTGCTGAGCTTGACTTGTTGCAAGCTGCGGATGTGCTGGCGCTGAACGAAGTAGATATTGGCCTGGAGCGCACAGGTTATCGTCACGTGGTTGGAGAGCTGGCCGTCGCGCTTGGGATGAATTACGCCTTTGGCGTGGAGTTCATCGAACTGGCGCCGCTGCTGCTGGGATCGCCTGATGCAGGCTATCGTGGATTGCATGGTAACGCAGTGCTCAGTCGGTACCCGATTCGTCGAGCCATCGTGCGACCATATCATCATCAAGGATTCGATTGGTACAGGCAGGAGAAGCAATTTTTCTGTGGACTCACCACAGGCGACTCGATGAGGTCGCCGAGTGCGCCTGTGGCGCGGGCTTTGTCGTTTTGTCAATTACGGCGTGGCGGGCGCACGGCGCTGATCGTTGAACTGGATGTGCCTGATCTGCCTGAAGGGAGGATCACAGTGGTGACGACGCATCTGGAAAATCGTTGTTCGCCGGCTGTGCGCCGACAACAGATGGGGGAGCTACTGCACCATCTGCGAGCTATTGACCATCCCGTCATCATCACCGGTGATTTGAACACCTCAGGGCGAGATGGCACGCCCGGATTGGCACACAAATTCCTATTGAACCTGACGGCCAGCGGGCCGTTCTGGTGCTGGCTCGCGCCGCGCATCGCGCCGGCGCTCGGCTGGCTCAACGATCTGCGCGCTGGATCAGCCGATTTCTGGGCGACCGAGCGCGATCCAACACGTGACGCCTCGCCAGAACGAGGGTTGTTTGACGATCTGTACAGCTTTCGCTTCGATGACGGCAGGACGTTTGATTTTCGCGGCGACCCAGCCCGCACAGTGAACCGCTTGGGTGGCTTGTTAGCCAATTCCAATGAGCGCACAGGCG
This region includes:
- a CDS encoding endonuclease/exonuclease/phosphatase family protein; the protein is MIELVEDDALVWFGVDELLQLAQCDDLPRPLQEKLDAILTTPVINNRAYRQGSRPHRPLSDQLGPLLRVAFWNVARGERLDDMLLALTDAGSFLQQVRPDRRSRVAAELDLLQAADVLALNEVDIGLERTGYRHVVGELAVALGMNYAFGVEFIELAPLLLGSPDAGYRGLHGNAVLSRYPIRRAIVRPYHHQGFDWYRQEKQFFCGLTTGDSMRSPSAPVARALSFCQLRRGGRTALIVELDVPDLPEGRITVVTTHLENRCSPAVRRQQMGELLHHLRAIDHPVIITGDLNTSGRDGTPGLAHKFLLNLTASGPFWCWLAPRIAPALGWLNDLRAGSADFWATERDPTRDASPERGLFDDLYSFRFDDGRTFDFRGDPARTVNRLGGLLANSNERTGGGFVPTSETSWACGLIGRSKLDWILVKPYLRAPQDPQGSYRFAPHFARTLRELNALSDHRPLLVDLPLYEPRV